The Diabrotica virgifera virgifera chromosome 10, PGI_DIABVI_V3a genome has a window encoding:
- the LOC114333921 gene encoding tyrosine-protein phosphatase non-receptor type 13-like: MRLFKRRSSDPNPQLERLSTLSENNGTDNEEEASKSYLSAWGRTWDKLKRGDSSEQLPTNKKMWYPLRKHDTKSAETSHTSVEKSELKLSQSDLRKIYDMYRHMSDRDRSEKIIRSKRSGRCISDNLELSQQQLLDYLILMKPNTEELDRIFSEITEEPARREPKRLGMLTEEKRSRASKFKSIFSRSSSKSDDEGDLKLHPKNSSTDSLTSLINFIIPGRRSHSNSSPKLPNKIKSDESGYGSDSTKTVTSIDSPIGSLKSQNSTVCTDQRDETSTAGTSDYYNDDTDTAEEDNDDSEMTITKNSIFRKKSKKRARSRSQDNDSLSRRKSVKFKRSPSKKSLDKHKISIEDLSQNYCDKLKINTENLEVKGKKRQSTVNVNVGHLEKEYKCIKLKVGRYEHLGIKIGPNYGRDSTISYSITDIVPDSVAKRNGILRVGDEVVKLNGHRMRGCAIGVAKSYLEPKNGEVEIIVCRTHSQILSKPTCKKKPTSLEEGAIKIKPDTVTTIRIPLISPKRKTFNLSTEVSRTSLSSLRYRDNPSTELTYVNNPTYKDSFTTSAPKCSLSTVLNLNNTTQKKYVGLSDILNRSNEDVETKVSFTEMSTPLKDDELFKKPLSDRQKKNTDHQSITGMRKFSISSDLYTRKPSDVGECSKMEKFLPGYKTVEFQKGPGCKSLGFSIVGGKDSPKGPMGVYVKTIFKLGQAADSAIIREGDEIISVNGTSFRGLSHHEAVTYFKSIKCGKVVLELIARQQNHNKFTSSI; this comes from the exons atcTTTCTGCATGGGGAAGAACTTGGGATAAGCTTAAACGGGGCGATTCTTCTGAACAATTGCCAACGAACAAGAAGATGTGGTACCCACTAAGGAAACACGATACTAAATCCGCGGAGACGTCCCACACTTCTGTAGAAAAATCTGAGCTAAAATTATCACAATCCGACTTAAGAAAAATATATGATATGTATCGACACATGAGCGACAGAGATAGAAGCGAGAAAATAATAAGGAGCAAAAGAAGCGGCAGATGTATCTCAGACAACTTAGAGCTTAGTCAGCAACAGCTGTTAGACTACCTTATTCTTATGAAACCGAATACAGAGGAACTGGATAGAATATTCTCTGAAATAACCGAAGAACCAGCTAGGCGTGAACCAAAGAGACTAGGAATGTTAACAGAAGAGAAACGGTCAAGAGCATCTAAAtttaaatctattttttcaaGATCTTCAAGTAAATCTGATGATGAAGGTGATTTGAAGCTTCACCCGAAAAATTCTTCCACAGACAGTTTGACGAGTTTGATAAATTTTATAATTCCTGGTAGAAGATCTCATTCCAACAGTTCCCCTAAACTACCAAATAAGATAAAATCAGACGAAAGTGGTTATGGAAGCGACTCAACAAAAACTGTAACTAGCATTGACTCTCCCATAGGTTCTTTAAAATCTCAAAATAGTACCGTGTGTACAGACCAAAGAGATGAAACTTCGACAGCTGGTACCAGTGATTACTACAACGACGATACCGATACAGCAGAGGAAGATAACGACGACAGCGAAATGACTATAACAAAAAATTCGATATTTAGAAAAAAGTCTAAGAAAAGAGCTCGATCTAGAAGCCAAGATAACGATTCTTTATCAAGAAGAAAATCTGTGAAATTTAAACGATCTCCGAGTAAAAAATCTTTAGATAAACATAAGATATCTATTGAAGATTTGAGTCAAAATTACTgtgataaattaaaaataaatactgaAAATTTGGAAGTAAAAGGTAAAAAGAGACAAAGTACTGTAAATGTAAATGTAGGACACCTCGAAAAGGAGTATAAATGTATAAAACTAAAAGTTGGGAGGTATGAACATTTGGGAATCAAAATTGGGCCAAATTATGGACGAGATTCCACGATTAGCTACAGTATTACCGATATTGTTCCTGATTCCGTTGCCAAAAG AAATGGAATTTTACGAGTTGGAGATGAAGTAGTGAAGTTAAACGGACATAGAATGAGAGGTTGCGCTATAGGTGTAGCTAAAAGTTACCTAGAACCAAAAAATGGCGAAGTTGAAATAATCGTATGCCGAACCCATTCCCAAATACTTAGCAAACCGACGTGTAAGAAAAAACCTACTAGCTTAGAAGAAGGCGCCATAAAAATAAAACCCGACACTGTGACGACAATAAGGATCCCTTTGATCAGTCCAAaaagaaaaacctttaatttatCGACAGAAGTGTCCAGGACTAGTTTAAGCTCTTTACGATATAGAGATAATCCTTCGACAGAGTTAACTTATGTTAATAACCCAACGTATAAGGATAGTTTTACCACTAGTGCCCCAAAATGCAGCCTATCAACCGTACTAAACCTAAATAACACAACTCAAAAGAAATATGTTGGACTATCCGATATTTTAAACCGCAGTAACGAAGATGTAGAAACTAAAGTTAGCTTCACTGAGATGTCCACACCTTTAAAAGACGACGAGCTGTTTAAGAAACCTTTATCTGACCGGCAAAAGAAGAACACTGACCACCAATCCATCACAGGTATGAGGAAGTTCTCCATTTCGTCAGATCTGTACACCAGAAAACCTAGCGATGTAGGAGAATGCAGTAAAATGGAAAAATTTCTGCCTGGATATAAAACAGTTGAATTCCAGAAGGGACCGGGATGTAAATCACTTGGATTCTCCATTGTTGGAGGAAAAGATTCACCAAAGGGACCAATGGGAGTTTACGTCAAAACTATTTTTAAGCTTGGTCAGGCAGCTGATTCTGCAATAATTAGAGAAG GAGATGAAATTATTTCCGTAAATGGTACTTCTTTTCGTGGACTGTCTCATCATGAGGCCGTTACCTATTTCAAGAGTATCAAGTGTGGTAAGGTTGTATTGGAACTTATTGCTCGACAGCAGAATCACAATAAATTCACCAGTTCTATTTAG